In Leptospira perdikensis, the following are encoded in one genomic region:
- a CDS encoding C1 family peptidase, with product MPIRMTDDDKEPEEGSKSKGNSFFLIAIFVFLGGLLFKYPKVMIPILAIGLLGLICIGSISDDSDAEDEKSTESASDGPHKLGAKFDAERYDRAQVYEPLSEEYGNEMPSEVSLLKYAPKRQNQGEQGSCTGWAVSYAARTILHAKSIGEDPNKISFSPAYLFNQNTDKNCDGAYPVDLLDDLKKQGTLQLSEFPYNENSCRTKPTTEQKEKAKEFRIEGYQRLTEDGEKYETDIESVKQYLSQGSPVIISMEVGGTFLDLNKSVWLPTEADYQAVKKYKKGKDKSGDWGGHAMTAIGYDDNKNGGAIQIMNSWGENFGNKGIFWLRYEDFNQFVREAYAFYPPKTFEPNETFSYQLGLVDNATKEFIQLKQVTSNLYQTKKPVKIGTRFKVSVKNQKPIYLYIFGQESDGSSYVLFPYTDKHSPYCGTSGVRVFPKKQSLEVDNVGKKDSIVIVFAKKQLDYKSINAQANRSKSNSYLEKFQSAFQTKISKSSQFSEGGDKMELVSTDHNPETVDFIVIEFAKEK from the coding sequence ATGCCAATTCGAATGACAGATGATGATAAAGAACCAGAAGAAGGTTCTAAATCGAAAGGAAACTCTTTTTTTCTAATCGCAATTTTCGTTTTCCTCGGAGGGTTACTTTTTAAATACCCAAAAGTGATGATCCCTATTCTTGCGATAGGACTGTTGGGACTCATTTGTATAGGCAGTATATCTGATGACTCTGACGCAGAGGATGAAAAGTCCACCGAATCGGCGTCAGATGGCCCTCATAAATTAGGCGCAAAATTTGATGCAGAACGATATGACCGCGCACAAGTTTACGAACCCCTTTCGGAAGAGTATGGCAATGAAATGCCTTCTGAAGTTTCCCTACTCAAATATGCACCGAAAAGACAAAACCAAGGAGAACAAGGCTCTTGCACTGGTTGGGCAGTATCCTATGCTGCTCGCACTATTTTACATGCAAAATCTATAGGAGAAGATCCAAATAAAATTAGTTTTAGTCCAGCGTATCTTTTTAACCAAAACACTGATAAAAACTGTGATGGTGCTTACCCAGTAGATCTACTTGATGATTTAAAAAAACAAGGAACGTTACAACTATCTGAATTTCCATATAATGAAAACTCTTGCCGGACCAAACCAACAACGGAACAAAAGGAGAAAGCAAAAGAGTTTAGAATCGAAGGATACCAGCGCCTAACTGAAGATGGCGAAAAGTATGAAACAGACATTGAATCCGTAAAACAATATTTATCCCAAGGATCTCCTGTAATTATTTCGATGGAGGTTGGTGGAACTTTTTTAGATTTAAACAAATCCGTTTGGTTACCAACGGAAGCGGATTACCAAGCTGTCAAAAAATATAAAAAAGGTAAAGACAAGTCAGGGGATTGGGGTGGCCATGCGATGACTGCCATCGGATATGATGACAATAAAAATGGTGGTGCCATTCAAATTATGAATTCCTGGGGAGAAAATTTCGGTAACAAAGGGATCTTTTGGCTTCGTTATGAGGACTTCAATCAATTTGTTCGAGAAGCTTATGCTTTTTACCCTCCAAAAACATTTGAACCCAATGAAACCTTCTCCTACCAGCTGGGCCTTGTGGACAATGCCACAAAAGAATTCATCCAACTAAAACAAGTCACATCAAACCTATACCAAACAAAAAAACCGGTAAAGATAGGAACACGTTTTAAAGTAAGTGTTAAAAACCAAAAGCCAATTTATCTCTATATCTTTGGACAAGAGTCGGATGGCAGTTCCTATGTGCTTTTTCCTTATACTGACAAACACAGTCCCTATTGCGGAACCAGTGGGGTAAGAGTGTTTCCGAAAAAACAAAGTTTAGAAGTCGATAACGTTGGTAAAAAAGATAGCATTGTCATTGTTTTTGCAAAAAAGCAGTTAGACTATAAATCGATCAATGCACAAGCCAACCGATCGAAGTCAAACTCCTATCTGGAAAAATTTCAATCTGCTTTCCAAACAAAAATTTCAAAGTCTTCCCAATTCAGCGAAGGTGGTGATAAGATGGAATTAGTTTCTACCGATCATAACCCAGAAACCGTAGACTTTATCGTCATTGAGTTTGCTAAAGAAAAATAA
- a CDS encoding fibronectin type III domain-containing protein, whose translation MKIHLLLTICGLATLSNCIAFIDSFSDSQKHKDTFRKNLGLLSAGVSMGNALAGPEGTVFTSTDGKLQIMIPPGAMKDTQQFKITRYTPTSQILPSGYIPTSAVYEITPSYRFNTDISISLVVDSSQIHSLNLVSTKTSGFSASLTPPDESTGRFPDWGSHDSRVESDRVHFTTRTFSYFGAGTPPVGNLPPDIRGAYYYFKPNCSYVPYQVRTQIIEPDGDNMTVNLIIGKVGGGTNYIPMTREGMTQWYVASIPYEAMGNTGVQMQVSATDQWGATTSRPSTSIFQYPTDSGDSTYINNYDIDQDNDGYNDVWEVDHGYNPRNASNPTGIVDSDSDGIPNISDATPNGESNPPIDSLNIFPLTVTADITENIVFGVSASYLGQPRFVNPTFVSTGNGLSGQPVGNLSGGMFTAVRPGVAGVIATVGALNATASVTVNDTVGPNAIADLSASPRSHTRIRLQWSAPGNDGSFGRAAAYEIKRSTSSITNDGTCNTATPVAHTLVPKPVGLLETLEIDGLSPATTYYFCIRAYDLKGNRNIWTGSVNASTYSVPDLTPPASISTATANALDGSTIQLNWTAVGGDGMTGSASAYEIRKSTSSIGSDLECDAAIFVPNTVGIISAGSPVGFSVTGLTPNTVYHFCIRAYDSSGNRSIWSNLLTATTPYVNSPPIANAGTDSIVEPGDTAYLDGTASSNPDATLCGVSSGNYLFKWTFVRKPPTSALTNTNIIGASTLSASFVPDVAGIYEIALTFTDSPGSCAGTARSSTDSAIVDARPAGWFGFFGPANNMLIPRNNLTTPDGGMITFSTSYADVPTFDGKTPRIGFGSYGLATMVVKFNSKGRVDWYTFIPGADAASFPARLADGSYIFSSWASTAVPSINGTFPIVPFNNGAQDAMVVKLSPNGILQWYTFVGGTDSDYPPYGTRTLEVTADGGIAFIIASRSTSLISGTVPLMAHSGLPEYNLLIAKLTANGILQWTTFLRSLSTGELSARNDGTILFSATVGAVQPTNINGIFPKLTYSGGTDSVVGSLDSTGSLQWWTYLGGTGADNLRMLPMSDGGITMYGNSLSSVESLGGVLPWISAKGNYDPLVIRLNATGDVQWFTFLGSAGSDRGYGIVETPSGGLVLVGSVGGALSGLEGKNPIRGYTSGDDGAIWMLKPDGHLDWYTQIGAAGIDYLSDVQRLSTGNYLVTGNTQVSIPSLGTVTPINPYSGQQDTTLFMMDAAGSISWYTHLGPGVSGGGFVHTSPTPQEGSDGTLYGLLQATRGRSLLMGKTPLYLFPSGSTFSGMILRLNPDGSF comes from the coding sequence ATGAAGATTCATCTACTTTTAACTATCTGTGGGTTAGCCACATTATCAAATTGTATCGCCTTTATTGATAGTTTTAGCGATAGCCAAAAACATAAAGATACCTTCCGTAAAAACTTAGGGTTACTGAGTGCCGGTGTATCAATGGGCAACGCGTTAGCAGGTCCCGAGGGAACAGTTTTTACTTCGACCGATGGGAAGTTACAAATCATGATTCCACCCGGTGCAATGAAAGATACACAACAATTCAAAATCACTCGTTATACGCCAACGTCGCAGATTCTGCCTTCTGGATATATTCCCACTTCAGCAGTTTATGAAATAACACCTTCCTATCGTTTTAACACTGATATCTCTATTTCCCTCGTTGTCGATAGTAGCCAAATTCACTCGCTTAATTTGGTTTCAACAAAAACTTCTGGTTTCTCGGCGAGCCTCACACCTCCCGATGAATCAACGGGCAGATTTCCTGATTGGGGTAGTCATGATTCGCGTGTTGAATCGGACCGTGTTCATTTTACAACAAGAACATTTTCTTATTTTGGTGCAGGCACTCCTCCCGTTGGAAATCTTCCTCCTGATATTCGAGGAGCTTATTATTATTTTAAACCTAATTGTTCCTATGTTCCATACCAAGTGAGGACACAAATCATTGAACCTGACGGCGATAACATGACGGTAAATCTCATTATAGGTAAAGTCGGAGGTGGTACCAATTATATACCGATGACACGTGAAGGGATGACACAGTGGTATGTTGCTTCGATCCCATATGAAGCAATGGGGAACACCGGTGTTCAGATGCAAGTTAGTGCCACTGACCAATGGGGCGCAACCACATCACGACCCAGCACTTCTATATTTCAATATCCTACGGATTCTGGTGATTCAACATATATCAATAATTATGATATAGATCAGGACAATGACGGTTATAACGATGTTTGGGAAGTTGACCATGGCTACAATCCACGAAATGCTTCAAATCCAACAGGGATCGTTGATAGCGACTCAGATGGTATCCCAAATATAAGCGATGCCACTCCCAATGGAGAATCCAATCCTCCGATTGATTCACTAAACATTTTTCCACTAACTGTAACAGCCGATATAACAGAGAACATTGTATTTGGTGTCTCTGCCAGTTACTTGGGACAACCCAGATTTGTGAATCCTACTTTTGTGAGCACAGGGAATGGATTAAGTGGACAACCAGTAGGAAATTTATCCGGCGGTATGTTTACTGCGGTTCGACCAGGTGTTGCAGGAGTCATCGCAACAGTAGGAGCTTTGAATGCAACTGCATCTGTTACTGTCAATGATACAGTTGGACCGAATGCAATTGCTGATTTATCTGCTTCTCCGCGGTCACATACTCGGATTCGATTGCAATGGTCAGCGCCTGGTAATGACGGATCCTTTGGTCGTGCAGCAGCTTATGAAATCAAACGTTCTACTTCTAGTATCACGAACGATGGAACTTGTAACACGGCAACGCCAGTGGCCCATACTCTAGTACCAAAACCTGTTGGTCTTCTAGAAACGCTTGAGATAGATGGTCTTTCTCCTGCAACGACTTATTATTTCTGTATTCGCGCTTATGATCTTAAGGGGAATCGGAATATTTGGACAGGTTCGGTGAATGCCTCTACATACTCTGTTCCTGATCTTACTCCACCGGCTTCCATCTCAACTGCCACAGCAAATGCGTTAGACGGTTCAACAATCCAATTAAATTGGACAGCAGTTGGAGGTGATGGAATGACAGGCAGTGCCTCGGCATATGAAATTAGAAAATCAACATCTTCTATTGGATCCGATTTAGAATGTGATGCTGCCATATTTGTTCCGAACACGGTCGGTATTATCAGTGCAGGGAGTCCCGTTGGCTTTTCGGTAACTGGGCTAACACCAAATACCGTATACCATTTCTGCATTCGTGCATATGACTCGTCTGGCAATCGTAGCATCTGGTCAAATTTACTCACTGCAACAACACCATATGTAAACTCTCCCCCCATTGCCAATGCAGGAACTGATAGTATTGTAGAACCAGGTGACACGGCTTATTTAGATGGAACTGCTTCTTCGAATCCGGATGCAACACTTTGTGGAGTCTCTTCTGGTAATTACCTTTTCAAATGGACTTTTGTTCGTAAACCACCTACATCAGCACTGACAAACACAAATATCATTGGGGCTTCGACTCTTTCCGCTAGTTTTGTTCCTGACGTCGCTGGAATCTATGAGATTGCTTTAACATTTACAGATTCCCCTGGTTCTTGTGCGGGCACTGCACGTTCTTCTACTGATTCAGCAATTGTTGATGCACGTCCAGCAGGTTGGTTTGGTTTTTTTGGTCCGGCTAACAACATGTTGATTCCGAGGAATAATCTTACAACACCAGATGGTGGTATGATTACTTTTTCGACAAGTTATGCAGATGTTCCTACTTTCGATGGGAAAACTCCACGTATAGGTTTTGGCAGTTATGGCTTAGCAACTATGGTTGTGAAATTTAATTCAAAAGGTAGAGTCGACTGGTATACTTTCATTCCTGGGGCCGACGCTGCGAGTTTTCCTGCGAGACTTGCTGACGGCAGTTATATTTTTTCTTCCTGGGCCTCTACGGCAGTACCTTCCATAAACGGAACTTTTCCGATAGTCCCGTTTAACAATGGTGCTCAAGACGCAATGGTAGTAAAATTATCTCCAAACGGAATCCTCCAATGGTATACTTTTGTTGGAGGTACAGACAGCGATTATCCACCATATGGAACTCGAACACTAGAAGTCACAGCAGACGGAGGGATCGCATTCATAATAGCATCTAGAAGTACTTCTCTTATTTCAGGGACGGTTCCATTGATGGCTCACTCGGGTCTACCTGAATACAACCTTTTGATAGCAAAACTTACTGCAAATGGTATCCTTCAATGGACAACTTTTCTGAGGAGTTTGTCTACTGGGGAACTAAGTGCAAGAAATGACGGTACTATATTATTTTCTGCGACAGTCGGAGCAGTGCAGCCGACAAACATCAACGGCATCTTCCCTAAACTTACTTATTCGGGCGGAACTGATTCTGTTGTTGGTTCCTTGGATTCCACAGGCAGTTTACAATGGTGGACGTATTTAGGAGGAACAGGGGCAGATAACCTTAGAATGTTGCCAATGAGTGACGGTGGCATCACAATGTATGGAAATTCACTTAGTTCCGTGGAATCACTCGGGGGGGTTCTTCCATGGATCAGTGCGAAAGGAAATTATGATCCACTAGTGATTCGACTGAATGCAACGGGAGATGTACAATGGTTTACTTTTTTGGGTTCTGCGGGGAGTGATCGTGGTTATGGTATTGTAGAGACCCCATCAGGTGGATTGGTACTCGTTGGTTCAGTCGGGGGAGCTTTGTCTGGCTTAGAAGGTAAAAATCCTATTCGCGGTTATACTTCCGGGGACGACGGTGCCATTTGGATGCTTAAGCCCGATGGACATTTAGATTGGTATACACAAATCGGGGCTGCAGGTATAGATTATCTTTCGGATGTCCAAAGGCTTTCCACCGGTAACTATTTAGTTACAGGCAATACACAAGTAAGCATTCCATCCCTAGGTACAGTGACACCTATCAATCCATATTCAGGTCAACAAGATACTACACTCTTTATGATGGATGCCGCTGGGTCGATATCTTGGTACACCCATCTTGGACCAGGAGTTTCGGGAGGGGGTTTTGTACACACTTCCCCTACACCTCAAGAAGGATCTGATGGCACACTTTATGGATTGTTACAAGCTACTCGTGGCCGATCCCTCCTTATGGGGAAAACACCATTGTATCTGTTTCCAAGTGGAAGTACTTTCAGTGGGATGATCCTCCGACTGAATCCAGATGGTAGTTTTTAA
- a CDS encoding DUF1554 domain-containing protein → MVQSNCSITPDPPAKPQNIVGSTFNSLVVINWNPVHCASHYNVYWSTTPNVNILTANKIVTQEAKLNHTGIINGITYYYVISAVNSFNRKESLLSDEVFFSPVTTTLKTFVTSITYFISTIGSVAGADAICNSDSGKPAGTSSYKALLVDESGCSGIPCRRASFTANLGDNQIDWVLKPNTNYVRSDGVTPIMTTNVNGLFIFGTLTNSWTSAVTTGISGMSGTWTTFGGLTCNNYSEYLTGSLTSTQYNQTGSGSLSNASSSCTNAFTLLCIEQ, encoded by the coding sequence TTGGTTCAATCGAATTGTAGCATCACTCCAGACCCACCAGCGAAACCGCAAAATATAGTTGGATCTACATTCAATAGCTTAGTCGTAATCAACTGGAATCCTGTTCATTGTGCGAGTCATTATAATGTGTATTGGTCAACAACACCAAACGTCAATATCCTTACGGCAAATAAAATTGTGACTCAAGAAGCAAAACTGAATCATACTGGTATCATCAATGGGATCACTTATTATTATGTTATCTCTGCAGTAAATTCCTTCAACAGAAAGGAAAGTCTCCTTTCTGACGAAGTTTTCTTTTCACCAGTCACAACCACTTTAAAAACTTTTGTTACATCCATAACCTATTTCATTTCAACTATCGGAAGTGTTGCCGGGGCAGATGCCATTTGTAATAGCGACAGTGGTAAACCTGCAGGAACATCTAGTTACAAGGCCTTACTTGTCGATGAATCTGGTTGCAGTGGCATCCCTTGCAGAAGGGCGTCTTTCACTGCAAATTTAGGCGACAATCAAATAGACTGGGTATTAAAACCAAACACAAACTATGTGAGATCGGACGGAGTGACCCCAATTATGACCACCAATGTGAATGGTCTTTTTATTTTTGGAACCTTAACCAACAGTTGGACGAGTGCAGTAACTACTGGAATCAGCGGAATGTCGGGTACCTGGACTACTTTCGGAGGATTAACTTGTAATAACTACAGTGAATATTTAACGGGTTCATTGACGTCAACCCAATATAACCAGACAGGTAGTGGATCACTTTCAAATGCATCTTCATCCTGCACAAATGCTTTTACCTTACTTTGTATTGAGCAATAG